A region from the uncultured Macellibacteroides sp. genome encodes:
- a CDS encoding Sb-PDE family phosphodiesterase, which yields MKKIYLSMALAICVQLLFGQAQDKNITIPDLDNYKTLKCDFHMHTVFSDGLVWPTVRIDEAYAEGLDAISITEHLEYRPHKEDIKASHNRSFDIAKTAAENKGIILIKGSEITRSMAPGHNNAIFLQDCDKLDTPEYMDAFKAAKDQNAFIFWNHPGWDAQQPEETRWWDIHTQLYEGGFMQGIEVANGPEYYPEAHQWCLDKKLTMIGTSDIHQPIQTDINFAKGEHRTITLVFAKERSSESIREALLSHRTAVFYKDMLIGEEVYLKELFKNAVAIEKVDKTDKNVRITLKNNSGLTFRLKKGNHDPALTYFREYTIEPNSLHTLDIRLTQSTQSGNVNFEITNLLVKPGKGLDYQISF from the coding sequence ATGAAAAAGATTTATCTTTCCATGGCACTTGCCATATGTGTCCAATTATTATTCGGACAGGCACAAGACAAGAACATTACTATTCCTGATTTGGATAATTACAAGACTCTCAAATGTGATTTTCACATGCATACTGTCTTTTCTGACGGGCTTGTATGGCCTACCGTGCGGATTGATGAAGCCTATGCCGAAGGTCTGGACGCAATATCGATAACAGAGCATCTTGAATACCGTCCGCATAAGGAAGATATCAAAGCCAGTCACAACCGTTCATTCGATATCGCAAAAACAGCTGCCGAAAATAAAGGGATTATACTTATAAAAGGAAGTGAAATAACGCGTAGTATGGCTCCCGGACATAATAATGCTATATTCCTGCAGGATTGTGATAAGCTGGATACTCCGGAATATATGGATGCCTTTAAGGCTGCAAAGGATCAAAACGCCTTTATTTTTTGGAATCACCCGGGTTGGGATGCCCAGCAACCGGAAGAAACCCGTTGGTGGGATATTCACACGCAATTATATGAAGGGGGATTCATGCAAGGAATTGAAGTTGCAAACGGACCAGAATACTACCCCGAAGCACATCAATGGTGCCTGGATAAAAAACTAACAATGATTGGTACATCTGATATTCATCAGCCAATTCAGACAGATATAAACTTTGCCAAAGGAGAACATCGTACCATTACACTAGTATTTGCAAAAGAACGTTCTTCCGAGAGTATAAGGGAAGCGTTACTTAGTCACCGGACGGCTGTATTTTACAAAGACATGCTTATTGGAGAAGAAGTATATCTGAAAGAACTGTTCAAAAATGCTGTAGCAATTGAAAAGGTGGACAAAACAGATAAAAATGTGCGCATTACTTTGAAAAATAACTCAGGTCTTACATTCCGGTTAAAAAAAGGAAATCATGATCCCGCTCTAACCTATTTCCGCGAATATACGATCGAACCCAATAGCCTCCACACCCTGGATATTCGCCTTACGCAATCCACTCAAAGTGGTAACGTTAATTTCGAAATCACGAATCTTCTAGTAAAGCCTGGAAAGGGCCTCGACTATCAAATATCATTTTAA
- a CDS encoding protein-L-isoaspartate(D-aspartate) O-methyltransferase: MANPFEDYARLQMVREQIEARGIRNKPLLDVLLKVPRHLFVPLEIRHLAYTDHALLSYCGQTISQPYIVAKMTELLSLKPTHKVLEIGTGTGYQTAILAELASEVYTMEVIKGLSDLAQDNLAPYHYDNIHFICGNGYHGYPKAAPYDAIIVTAAPPHVPEKLIEQLAPEGRMVIPVGSSFQILYLITKNKEGVVTEDSVFSVVFVPMVR; the protein is encoded by the coding sequence ATGGCTAATCCGTTCGAAGACTATGCAAGGCTTCAGATGGTAAGGGAGCAGATCGAGGCCAGAGGAATAAGAAATAAGCCTCTTTTGGATGTACTTCTCAAAGTACCCAGGCATCTTTTTGTTCCTCTCGAAATACGTCATCTGGCATATACCGATCATGCGCTCCTCTCCTATTGCGGTCAGACTATTTCGCAGCCCTATATTGTGGCAAAGATGACCGAACTGCTCAGTCTTAAGCCAACCCATAAAGTGCTGGAAATAGGAACGGGAACGGGCTATCAGACAGCCATCCTGGCCGAACTTGCAAGCGAAGTTTACACAATGGAAGTAATTAAGGGTCTTTCCGATCTGGCTCAGGATAATCTGGCTCCCTATCACTACGATAACATTCATTTTATCTGTGGAAACGGATACCATGGCTATCCGAAAGCAGCTCCGTACGATGCCATTATTGTAACAGCCGCCCCACCCCATGTTCCCGAAAAACTTATAGAACAACTTGCTCCGGAAGGAAGAATGGTTATACCTGTAGGATCTTCCTTTCAAATACTCTACCTGATCACAAAAAACAAAGAGGGAGTCGTAACGGAAGATTCTGTTTTCAGCGTTGTGTTTGTTCCGATGGTTAGGTGA
- a CDS encoding TonB-dependent receptor translates to MNQNARKAKVRRYPAIAVPILFMGLLNLQPINASHSEKHSVKQSIELPIPQQNFSIKGKVTDTAGEPIIGANVVEKGTSNGAVTDIDGNFSLTIQNRKNPVVVTYIGYLPLEVAVINNQPLTIKLQEDTKKLDEIVVVGYQTMRRTDLTGAVASLKAGELNLTTPSVGQSLVGKVAGVQISQVSGAPYEGTKIRVRGVASINASSDPLYVIDGYPSNNDLFINPEDIESIEVLKDAASAAIYGSRAAGGVVLITTKRGKEGKAQVKYDFQLSVNQLSKKVNMLNAQEFAELHVEGHNNAYKNLLVTSGKEWNDTMFSDDNATRAKRLGSSNSAAMIPEFLYDFANQKVITPQYDTDWQDELYQNALSQRHTLSVNGGGKDVRYQISGGYQDQEGIILSTGQKRINLRSNIDIDINEKLKAGANFSMTSNWNKEVREGRFNQGPILGALVYAPIFRAYDENGNLVKNEMASYASAYGFQQIENPVALATETKISRDGIRNTYNVFATYEIAKDLFAKANLAMYNFNEKYEFYLPTSLSSGVNPPYSDAAKASAYSLAKTTGVRDYLGEFTLNYNKTLGKHTVSGVAGYSLQKNMTDIIEVKGTGYEDDHIKEITGHGAEANNIELTGNTKKSNWTMLSYFARANYNFGDKYYLTASFRGDGSSLFGPLNRWGYFPSVSAGWTISNEGFYQDAFGTSSSLKLRGSWGLSGNNNIGNYNFLQVMSSPTGVVLGNSSTESAMYPGEFKDQHLGWESTSQYNIGTDLTLLNGRLALSANYYLSNTFNLLFNKPLSAISGTTSMLTNLPDSKIRNQGIDIQVDSRIFSAKDYEFKVSGNISVNRNKVIDLGGASTIITNGAERSYKTHITEEGQPIGMFYGFKVAGMVRESDMVNIAEDDKYYNASTKSFPDGYVLKGPARSLSQTTKLQPGDLYFDDVNEDGVVDDNDKAIIGSPHPDFTYGFNLSGRYKSFDLSASFNGTYGNKVLDGQDYYIFNMEGSGNQYQIVNDRYRNEENPGNGQIYKASRGGTQSNSTRLSTFYLQDGSFLRCTNITMGYNIPGIAKLTNKTISNIRFYVAVDNAFTLTNYRGYNPEVDYNNGENLTPGVDYGKYPLVRAYNMGVQISF, encoded by the coding sequence ATGAATCAAAACGCGAGAAAAGCAAAAGTAAGGAGGTATCCGGCCATTGCCGTACCCATTCTTTTCATGGGGCTCCTAAATTTGCAACCGATAAATGCCTCTCATTCTGAAAAACATTCTGTAAAGCAAAGTATTGAATTACCCATACCACAACAGAATTTTTCAATAAAAGGAAAAGTGACTGATACAGCTGGCGAACCAATCATTGGAGCTAATGTTGTTGAAAAGGGTACATCAAATGGAGCCGTAACAGATATTGATGGCAATTTTTCTCTTACCATACAAAACAGAAAAAATCCTGTTGTAGTAACATATATAGGGTACTTACCATTGGAAGTTGCGGTAATCAATAATCAGCCTCTAACTATTAAACTACAAGAAGATACAAAAAAACTGGATGAAATCGTTGTAGTAGGTTACCAGACAATGCGCAGAACAGATTTAACCGGTGCTGTTGCAAGTCTTAAGGCTGGAGAACTTAATCTTACCACTCCTTCTGTAGGTCAGAGTCTTGTAGGAAAAGTTGCCGGAGTACAAATCTCGCAGGTAAGCGGGGCTCCCTATGAAGGAACAAAAATACGGGTACGTGGTGTCGCTTCTATCAATGCCAGCTCTGATCCACTGTATGTGATAGATGGCTACCCTTCAAACAACGACCTGTTTATCAACCCGGAAGATATTGAATCTATAGAAGTTTTGAAAGATGCGGCTTCTGCGGCCATTTACGGTTCCCGTGCTGCCGGGGGAGTTGTACTTATTACGACCAAAAGAGGAAAAGAGGGAAAAGCTCAGGTGAAGTATGATTTTCAGTTAAGTGTAAATCAGCTAAGCAAAAAGGTAAACATGTTGAATGCGCAGGAATTTGCAGAACTACATGTGGAAGGGCACAACAATGCTTATAAAAATTTGCTGGTAACCAGTGGAAAGGAATGGAACGATACGATGTTCAGCGACGACAACGCTACCCGTGCCAAACGATTGGGATCAAGCAACAGTGCCGCCATGATACCCGAATTTCTGTATGATTTTGCCAATCAAAAAGTAATTACACCCCAATACGATACAGATTGGCAAGATGAGCTGTACCAAAATGCGTTAAGTCAACGTCATACTTTATCGGTAAACGGCGGTGGTAAAGATGTACGGTACCAGATAAGCGGAGGCTATCAGGATCAGGAGGGAATTATTTTGTCGACCGGACAAAAAAGAATAAATCTTCGTAGCAACATAGATATTGACATCAATGAAAAGTTGAAAGCCGGAGCCAATTTTTCTATGACATCAAACTGGAACAAGGAAGTTCGCGAAGGTCGTTTTAACCAGGGACCCATCTTAGGAGCATTGGTTTATGCTCCTATTTTCAGGGCTTATGACGAAAATGGGAATCTTGTAAAAAATGAAATGGCGTCTTATGCTTCAGCCTACGGCTTTCAACAGATTGAAAATCCCGTGGCACTTGCCACAGAAACAAAAATCAGCAGGGATGGAATCCGCAATACCTACAATGTATTTGCAACATACGAAATTGCTAAAGATTTATTTGCCAAGGCTAATCTTGCCATGTATAATTTTAATGAAAAATACGAGTTTTACCTACCAACTAGCTTAAGTAGTGGAGTAAATCCACCCTATTCGGATGCGGCAAAAGCGAGTGCTTATTCGCTTGCAAAAACCACCGGAGTACGTGATTATTTGGGTGAATTCACTCTTAATTACAATAAAACACTAGGAAAACATACCGTTAGTGGGGTGGCAGGTTATTCTTTACAAAAAAACATGACCGATATCATTGAAGTAAAAGGCACTGGTTACGAAGATGATCATATAAAAGAGATTACTGGTCACGGAGCAGAAGCCAATAACATTGAATTGACTGGCAATACAAAGAAATCTAACTGGACCATGCTATCGTATTTTGCCCGGGCAAATTATAATTTCGGGGATAAATATTACCTTACGGCATCTTTCCGTGGTGATGGATCGTCGCTTTTCGGACCGCTAAACCGCTGGGGGTATTTTCCTTCGGTTTCAGCCGGATGGACTATATCTAATGAAGGATTCTATCAGGATGCGTTTGGGACTTCTTCGTCGCTAAAACTTCGTGGAAGCTGGGGATTAAGCGGAAACAATAATATCGGTAATTATAACTTTTTGCAGGTTATGAGTTCTCCTACCGGAGTTGTTTTGGGAAATAGTTCAACAGAATCTGCTATGTATCCCGGAGAGTTTAAAGATCAGCATTTGGGATGGGAATCAACTTCTCAGTATAATATCGGAACCGATCTTACTTTACTAAACGGTCGTTTGGCTTTATCGGCAAACTATTATTTAAGTAATACGTTTAATCTGTTATTTAACAAACCGTTGTCAGCAATATCCGGAACTACGTCTATGCTTACAAACTTACCGGATTCTAAAATTAGAAACCAAGGTATAGATATTCAGGTAGACAGTCGTATCTTTTCAGCCAAAGATTACGAATTTAAAGTAAGTGGAAACATCTCGGTGAATCGCAACAAAGTGATAGACCTGGGGGGTGCCAGCACAATCATTACCAACGGAGCGGAACGTTCATACAAGACTCACATTACCGAAGAAGGTCAGCCAATCGGTATGTTCTACGGATTTAAGGTAGCTGGCATGGTACGCGAGTCAGACATGGTTAACATTGCTGAAGACGACAAATACTATAATGCGTCTACAAAATCATTTCCAGACGGCTACGTACTGAAAGGTCCGGCACGGTCACTGTCTCAAACTACAAAATTGCAACCGGGCGATCTCTATTTTGATGATGTGAACGAAGATGGCGTGGTAGACGATAACGACAAGGCCATCATTGGTTCTCCACACCCTGATTTCACCTACGGATTTAACCTTAGCGGACGTTACAAATCATTCGATTTAAGTGCCTCATTTAACGGTACCTACGGAAATAAAGTGCTGGACGGACAAGATTACTATATTTTCAATATGGAAGGATCAGGTAATCAATATCAAATTGTGAACGATCGATACCGCAATGAAGAGAACCCTGGAAACGGCCAGATTTATAAGGCTTCCCGAGGAGGTACTCAAAGTAACAGTACCCGTCTTTCTACCTTTTATCTGCAAGATGGTTCGTTTTTGCGTTGCACAAATATAACAATGGGCTACAATATTCCCGGTATTGCCAAACTAACAAACAAAACGATTAGCAATATCCGTTTTTATGTAGCAGTGGACAATGCTTTTACGTTAACAAATTACAGAGGATACAATCCTGAGGTAGATTACAACAACGGAGAGAATCTTACTCCTGGAGTCGACTATGGTAAGTATCCATTGGTAAGAGCCTATAATATGGGAGTTCAAATATCATTCTAA
- a CDS encoding glycoside hydrolase domain-containing protein: MKINFLFLFVFVSVLGYGQNTKYVNLFMGTSGDNGQLSPAATVPFGMIAVGPDSNPRTHAGYDYATDKISGVSINRLSGVGCSGCGGNLSIRTSAPDQELRIVKSTETATPGYYETTFNNGVKGVFTATHNMAVQQYDFGKNADRSIWINFASSFEGLIDCEFKLKSNHEIIGYIQARNTCGHGMYKLYFHLSSNEPFSFVKGSGKTDEAELRFGKKTNPVELRIAVSPLDAATANVEAKQRESLSFIQLKQQAENLWESKLNKINIKGGTNDDKVVFYTSLYRIYMSPADVTSNDHRYLGSDGQIYKADGWRYFSSWSIWDTFRSKFPLLNITEPTLMRDMCRSLLSLYRTGKKNWATDFESTPTVRTEHASIVLLDAYRKGIRDLDFSIGYEGIKKEANELPMASPDQKLESAYDLWALSQIAGIIGNQSDEKQYKEQSEKLFEETWKTEFMEITSAYEVMKNNGLYQGTRWQYRWAAPQYIDQMISWVGKDNLSKQLSYFFDNNLYNQGNEPDIHVPFLFNRFGKPELSQQLVRNLLTKEMTHRYGGNSEFKIPYVGKAFKNHPEGYSPEMDEDDGTMSAWYIFASAGFYPLLVGGDSYELVSPVFDSVSINMGNGKTFEIKTKGRKSADDIIKGITLNGRPVSNYTLSHKEMLKGGTLLFHY; encoded by the coding sequence ATGAAAATAAATTTTTTGTTTCTGTTTGTATTTGTTTCTGTTCTGGGATATGGTCAGAACACAAAGTATGTAAATCTTTTTATGGGAACATCTGGCGATAATGGGCAATTAAGTCCGGCTGCAACGGTTCCTTTCGGTATGATAGCAGTTGGTCCGGATAGTAATCCGAGAACTCATGCGGGATACGATTATGCCACGGATAAAATTTCGGGAGTATCCATCAATCGGCTGTCGGGTGTTGGCTGTAGCGGTTGCGGTGGTAATTTGAGCATCCGGACTTCTGCTCCGGATCAAGAATTACGCATTGTCAAAAGCACTGAAACAGCAACCCCCGGATATTATGAAACCACTTTTAACAACGGTGTTAAAGGAGTATTTACCGCTACACATAATATGGCTGTACAACAGTACGATTTCGGAAAAAATGCCGATCGATCGATATGGATTAATTTTGCCTCTTCATTTGAAGGACTGATTGATTGCGAATTTAAATTAAAATCAAACCACGAAATTATTGGATATATACAAGCCCGGAATACTTGTGGTCATGGAATGTATAAACTCTATTTTCATCTGTCGTCCAACGAACCTTTTTCTTTCGTAAAGGGAAGTGGTAAAACCGATGAGGCAGAACTCCGTTTTGGAAAGAAAACTAATCCGGTTGAGTTACGCATCGCGGTATCTCCGCTTGATGCTGCAACAGCTAACGTTGAAGCAAAACAGCGTGAGTCCTTGTCTTTTATTCAGTTAAAACAACAAGCCGAAAACCTATGGGAAAGCAAGTTAAACAAGATCAACATAAAAGGAGGAACTAACGACGATAAGGTCGTTTTCTATACCTCCCTTTATCGCATCTACATGAGTCCGGCTGATGTAACTTCCAACGACCATCGTTACCTGGGTTCTGATGGTCAGATTTACAAAGCAGATGGTTGGCGATATTTTAGCTCCTGGTCGATTTGGGATACCTTTCGCAGTAAATTTCCTTTGTTGAATATCACTGAGCCTACTTTAATGCGTGATATGTGTCGCTCGCTTTTATCACTTTATCGTACCGGGAAGAAAAACTGGGCCACAGATTTCGAATCTACTCCAACTGTACGTACCGAGCACGCATCGATAGTATTACTTGATGCGTACCGTAAAGGAATTCGCGACCTGGACTTTTCCATTGGCTACGAAGGTATAAAAAAAGAGGCGAATGAACTTCCGATGGCATCACCAGACCAAAAGTTGGAATCGGCCTACGACCTTTGGGCTTTATCCCAAATAGCAGGTATAATTGGTAATCAATCCGATGAAAAACAGTACAAGGAACAATCAGAGAAATTATTTGAAGAAACCTGGAAGACGGAATTCATGGAAATCACTTCTGCGTATGAAGTTATGAAAAACAATGGATTGTATCAAGGGACACGTTGGCAGTACCGTTGGGCCGCACCTCAATACATAGACCAAATGATAAGTTGGGTGGGCAAGGATAACCTTAGCAAACAACTTTCGTATTTCTTCGATAACAACCTGTATAATCAGGGTAATGAGCCGGATATTCATGTTCCTTTTTTATTTAATAGATTTGGAAAACCGGAACTGTCGCAGCAGTTGGTTCGCAACTTGCTTACCAAAGAGATGACTCATCGTTACGGAGGCAATTCAGAATTTAAGATTCCTTATGTTGGAAAAGCATTTAAAAATCACCCTGAAGGGTATAGTCCCGAAATGGACGAAGACGATGGGACAATGAGTGCCTGGTATATTTTTGCATCAGCAGGTTTTTATCCGCTTTTAGTAGGAGGAGACAGCTACGAATTAGTATCACCGGTTTTTGACAGCGTAAGTATCAATATGGGTAACGGCAAAACGTTTGAGATTAAGACAAAAGGGCGTAAATCGGCGGATGATATAATCAAGGGTATTACCTTAAACGGTAGACCTGTTTCAAATTATACCTTATCTCATAAGGAGATGCTTAAAGGAGGCACTTTGTTATTTCATTATTAA
- a CDS encoding RagB/SusD family nutrient uptake outer membrane protein, producing the protein MKKNILIAITLAANSFAFYSCNDFLSQENPNKVAAESYFQTENDVERALNGVYLALRSDACLGEGSTLYTEERSDNAGRLDNQSSSGEPFQFTDFSLLPSNTYLKTHWTAMYTAITRANFLLTYIDEVTFDDESTKETYKAEAKFVRALVYFHLVRKWGDVPLVTTYLTNQSEINEHTFREKRETVYAQIIQDLKDGLGSNLVNIQPVSGKGKGCKVAINGLLGQVYLTMATTLSDGNKQSNLENAKKYLTDAYNMRTFGSLKEIPYEDVFDVEKKSSCPEIIFQIVYKQGDKDYYSSIASDNQAKGETINSQVKSTGSGNFVNPDLVKEYEDTDLRKTWSVKYASNAIAKSYIITKYRDTSDAAGTLGYGGNDFILMRYADLILMLAEVNMYLNDESSAIKYLNEVRERAGMPTYEVAITDASYKAKYPTLKLAILHERRVELAFENQRWFDLLRFFTPEELKTYIQSKKQDDYGISNLNNFGTKDYYYPIPFDEYKLDPEKMWQNPGY; encoded by the coding sequence ATGAAAAAAAATATATTAATAGCAATTACGCTGGCAGCGAATTCCTTTGCATTCTATTCATGCAACGATTTCCTTAGTCAGGAAAATCCAAATAAAGTTGCCGCCGAATCTTATTTTCAAACGGAAAATGATGTTGAGCGTGCATTAAACGGAGTTTATCTTGCTCTTCGAAGTGACGCCTGTTTGGGCGAAGGAAGCACCTTGTACACAGAAGAACGTTCTGATAATGCCGGACGGCTTGACAATCAGTCCAGCTCCGGAGAACCGTTCCAATTTACAGACTTCTCCCTTTTACCAAGTAATACATACCTTAAAACTCATTGGACTGCCATGTATACGGCAATTACCAGAGCCAATTTTCTGCTCACATACATAGATGAAGTAACATTTGATGATGAATCAACCAAGGAAACATATAAGGCAGAAGCAAAGTTTGTTCGTGCTTTGGTTTACTTTCATCTGGTGCGTAAGTGGGGAGATGTACCTTTGGTAACAACCTATCTTACCAATCAAAGTGAGATAAATGAACATACATTCCGCGAAAAGAGAGAGACTGTATATGCACAGATTATTCAGGATCTAAAAGACGGTCTAGGTAGTAATCTGGTTAATATTCAGCCTGTTTCAGGAAAAGGAAAAGGTTGTAAGGTTGCTATAAACGGATTACTGGGACAAGTATACCTCACAATGGCTACTACCTTGTCTGATGGAAATAAGCAATCCAATCTGGAAAATGCAAAGAAGTACCTTACAGATGCCTATAATATGCGTACATTTGGTTCGCTAAAGGAAATTCCCTACGAAGATGTTTTTGATGTGGAAAAGAAATCCTCTTGTCCGGAAATAATTTTCCAGATCGTGTACAAACAAGGTGACAAAGATTATTATTCATCCATAGCTTCAGATAATCAGGCGAAAGGTGAAACAATCAATTCGCAGGTAAAATCAACAGGATCAGGAAACTTTGTGAATCCTGATCTTGTAAAGGAATACGAAGATACCGATCTGCGTAAAACATGGTCTGTCAAATATGCCAGCAATGCCATTGCCAAGTCGTACATCATCACCAAGTATAGAGATACCAGTGATGCTGCCGGTACATTAGGTTACGGAGGGAACGACTTTATTCTGATGCGCTATGCAGACCTTATTTTGATGCTTGCCGAAGTAAACATGTATTTGAATGATGAATCTTCGGCAATTAAATACCTGAATGAGGTACGCGAGCGAGCAGGTATGCCTACATACGAAGTAGCGATAACAGACGCATCTTATAAAGCGAAGTATCCTACTTTAAAGTTGGCTATTTTACATGAACGACGGGTAGAATTGGCTTTCGAGAATCAGCGATGGTTCGACTTACTCCGATTCTTTACTCCCGAAGAGTTAAAAACATATATTCAGTCAAAAAAACAGGACGATTATGGAATCTCTAACTTGAATAACTTCGGAACAAAGGATTATTACTATCCTATACCTTTTGATGAATACAAGCTCGACCCGGAAAAGATGTGGCAAAATCCTGGTTATTAA